The Eggerthella guodeyinii sequence CCGGCACGTTCTTCTTCGCGCGCGCGAACCCGCAGCCCCAGCTCGTGTGCGTGGGCAGCGTGCACATCTCCATCCACCTGACGCGCATGGCCAAGATGCTGGGCTACCGCACGGTGGTGGTGGACCCGCGCGGCGCGTTCGCCACCGAGGAGCGGTTCCCCTTCGTCGACGAGCTCGTGCACGCCTGGCCGCAGGAGGCGTTCAAAACGCTGCGCCTCACCGCGTCGACGGCGCTGTGCGCGCTCACGCACGACCCGAAGATCGACGTGCCCGCGCTGGCGGCCGCGCTCGACTCGCCGGCGTTCTACATCGGCTCGCTCGGGCGCTACACCACGCAGCTCGCGCGCTACCGCCAGCTCGTGTGCGAGGGCTACGACGACGAGGCCGTCGGCCGCGTGTACGGGCCCATCGGGCTCGACCTCAAGGGCCGCGAGCCGGCCGAGATCGCGCTGTCGGTGATGGCCGAGATCACGGCCGTGCGCCGCGGCGCGACGTTCCCGATGTCCACGATGCTCGCGTCCGCGCGCCGCGCCGAGGCGGAGCGCGCCGGTGCGTAGCCGGGCGGCGGCCGCGTCGTGCGCGGCGGCGCTCGCGCTGACGGGAGCGCTCGCGCTGGCCGGCTGCGCCGCGGATGCGGGCGAGGGCGAGGCGGCGCCGGCCGTGCAGGCCGTCACGGCGGCCGAGGCGCACGACCTCATGACGTCGGACCGCGTGGTCGTCCTCGACGTGCGCACGCAGCAGGAGTACGACGCGTCGCACATCGTGAACGCGCGCCTGCTGCCCCACGACGCCATCGATGCCGAGTCGGCCGCCGCTGCGGCTCCCGACAAGGACGCGCTCGTGCTCGTGTACTGCCGCACCGGCGTGCGCTCGGCCGAGGCGAGCGCGAAGCTGGCCGCGCTCGGCTACGCCCAGGTGCGCGACTTCGGCGGCATCGAGTCGTGGCCGTACGCCACCGTCGACGCCGAGGGCGGCGACGGCGCGGGCACCGTGGACAACGACGGGCTCCCCGTGGGCGTGAAGGTGGTGTGCGGCAAGACGAAGCCGGTGCCGGACACCTGAGCGCCGTTTTGCGCCCGCGTCGCTCAGGACGCCGAGGCGACGGCCTCTTCGGCGACGGCTTCCGACGCCGGGCGCGCGAGCTCGGCGGCCTTCGCGGCCTGCGTCGGCTCCGCCAGGGCGCGCGCGGCCGCCGTCTCGCCCACGAGCCAGATGCGGTCGTCGGGGAACAGGCGCGTGTTGCGGCTCGGCTTCATCTTGAGCAGCTTCTCGTGCTCGTGCGCCACCACGAGGCAGCCGAACGCGTCCTTGAAGTCCACGGCGGCGATGGTCTTGCCGGCGAAGGGCGAGCCGGCCTCCACGTCGAGCGACACGCACGCGAGGTCGAGCTTGCCGGGGTGCGCGGCGGCGTACTCCTCGAACGGGGCGCTCACGGCGTCGTCCTCGTCGATGGAGTCCTCCTTGAGCAGCGTCTGCAGGTAGGCGTCCACCTCGTCCTCGGTGCCGAGGAAGGTGAGCACGTCGCCCTCGCGGATGCCCAGCGGGTCGGCCGGGTCGTTGATGCGCCGCGTCAGCTCCTCCTTGGTGAGCCGCGCGAGGGCCTGCGCGCCGATGCGCGCGCCGTCGCGCTCGATGGCCATGAGGTCCAGGTTGTGCGCGATGCCGAACAGGAAGTCGCTCGAGCGCTCGGCTCCCAGGCGGCGCAGCGTGCGCGACGCCTCCACCTCCACCACGTACAGGCGCTCCTCCACCCAATGGGCGCGCTCCTCGTCGTCGACGTTCGCCAGGCGCTCGGCCAGGATGGACTCGTTGAGGTTGCCCACGAAGCTCGTCTCCAGCTTGAGGAACCACGAGTGCAGCGTGCGCGAGCGCGCCAGCAAGAGCGAGCACATCGCCGCCAGCGCGAACATCCACACCGACTGGCGCGCGCCGGCCGCATGCACGATGTAGGCCACCACGCCGCAGGAGGCCGCCGCGCCCGCCAGCATGAGCGCGGCCAGCGGCGCGTGGTTGCGCCGGCTCTTCATCCACAGCACGCCGAACTCGTTCTTGCGCCCCGTGTAGAAGAGGTTCGACAGGAACAGCCCCGTCGCGAAGATGCCCGCGGCGGCCAGCAGCGGGTTCAGCACGGCCGCGGGCACGAAGCCCGACAGCAGCGGCAGGGCCAC is a genomic window containing:
- a CDS encoding rhodanese-like domain-containing protein translates to MRSRAAAASCAAALALTGALALAGCAADAGEGEAAPAVQAVTAAEAHDLMTSDRVVVLDVRTQQEYDASHIVNARLLPHDAIDAESAAAAAPDKDALVLVYCRTGVRSAEASAKLAALGYAQVRDFGGIESWPYATVDAEGGDGAGTVDNDGLPVGVKVVCGKTKPVPDT